A window of bacterium contains these coding sequences:
- the raiA gene encoding ribosome-associated translation inhibitor RaiA, which yields MNLSITARHIEIDEAIKDYLRKRLNKLKKYFNKKEVNIHVVLMAEKTRRGIEVVIDFNGNTLTGHQTSPDIYTSIDQVVDKLERQLKKCKEKVQKKARVCSKTITVTPQKMQKISRKKLTSKPMTLKEAIIELEQASLEFFVFTDVETGLINVLYRTKNGTYGLIEP from the coding sequence GTGAATCTTTCAATAACTGCAAGACATATAGAAATTGATGAGGCGATAAAGGATTATTTAAGAAAACGACTAAATAAACTAAAAAAGTATTTTAATAAAAAAGAGGTAAATATCCATGTGGTCTTAATGGCTGAAAAAACAAGACGAGGGATAGAGGTCGTAATTGACTTCAATGGAAATACCCTTACCGGACATCAAACATCACCGGATATCTATACCTCTATTGACCAGGTTGTTGATAAATTAGAACGCCAGCTTAAAAAATGTAAAGAGAAGGTCCAAAAGAAAGCAAGGGTGTGTTCTAAAACAATTACAGTTACTCCACAAAAGATGCAAAAAATAAGTCGCAAAAAACTGACATCTAAACCTATGACATTAAAAGAGGCTATTATTGAATTGGAGCAAGCCTCATTAGAGTTCTTTGTATTTACAGATGTTGAAACCGGGCTGATAAATGTGCTTTATCGAACTAAAAATGGAACTTATGGATTAATAGAACCATAG